Proteins encoded in a region of the Uloborus diversus isolate 005 chromosome 1, Udiv.v.3.1, whole genome shotgun sequence genome:
- the LOC129234295 gene encoding glutamine-dependent NAD(+) synthetase-like, protein MRAAILATCTLNQWAMDFTGNFQRILESIKQAKGKEAGYRTGPELEVTGYSCGDHFYESDTFLHSWEVVAELLKHEECQNIIIDVGMPVMHKNVAYNCRVIILNKKILLIRPKKKLCDNGIYHETRWFTGWTKHQTVEEFYLPKIVQDISNQRTTLIGDAVIRTEDTCIGFEICEELWNPESSNIYHFYDGVEIMVNSSGGFHEIGKTKIAMDVIKTATAKCGGVYLFSNLRGCDGERMFFHGTSHVTCNGKIISIGKQFSLKDVEVVTAAVDLDDVTTYRKHIRRSTSMTDSHPVIEANFAITTQNFSILATPHCSELNCYKEGEEIALGPACWLWDYLRRSGLNGLFLSLDGDVDSSSNAVIAYSMCNLVFQSIAEGDAIVLSDLRKIVNDTQYMPESPKDICKALFVTCHMESGSCSSKMCEKSEKLAKEINSNHLKIPLYCIINTFIMILSFIIGVKLDKKTSSSDEKSALNELKEQVKLTIAYLIAKLFLSSKGKFGSLLVLGSGNADKFMSGNFVKYGSSYGDISLTGGIRESDLENFLRFSITHFKLNSLKIILNMPCVEIPEKTIFCKSLCTLKEVELFSSLRKEGCGPYSAFFQIAGKRGEKIDLDEIFERVKNFFSLYSDHHHKLFAIPPCFHFGSYASVNANYDQRQILYSTQWTWQFQAIENEIKNLKHRNRNDLCV, encoded by the coding sequence ATGAGAGCAGCAATTCTGGCAACTTGCACTTTAAATCAGTGGGCTATGGATTTCACAGGTAATTTTCAGAGAATATTAGAGAGCATAAAACAAGCAAAAGGAAAAGAGGCTGGTTACCGTACAGGCCCTGAATTAGAAGTTACAGGCTACAGCTGTGGTGATCACTTTTATGAAAGTGACACATTTTTACACTCATGGGAAGTGGTTGCTGAATTGTTGAAGCATGAAGAAtgtcaaaatattattattgacgTTGGTATGCCTGTCATGCACAAAAATGTTGCCTATAATTGTCGAGTGATAATACTAAACAAGAAGATTCTTTTAATACGCCCCAAGAAAAAATTATGCGATAATGGTATTTATCATGAAACTAGATGGTTCACTGGATGGACCAAACATCAAACTGTCGAAGAGTTTTATCTTCCTAAAATAGTTCAGGATATTTCCAACCAGAGAACTACTCTCATTGGCGATGCGGTTATCCGTACAGAAGATACATGTATCGGTTTTGAAATATGTGAAGAACTGTGGAATCCAGAAAGTTCCAACATTTATCACTTTTATGATGGTGTAGAAATAATGGTTAATTCAAGTGGGGGATTCCATGAAATCGGGAAAACTAAAATAGCGATGGATGTTATTAAAACAGCAACAGCTAAATGCGGAGGTgtttatttgttttctaatttaaGAGGATGCGATGGCGAAAGGATGTTTTTCCATGGAACATCACATGTTACCTGCAATGGAAAGATCATTTCAATAGGGAAGCAATTTTCTCTGAAAGATGTTGAGGTTGTCACTGCTGCAGTTGATTTGGATGATGTCACAACGTATAGAAAACATATTCGCAGATCGACTTCAATGACAGATTCACACCCGGTTATTGAAGCAAATTTTGCTATCACAACACAAAACTTCTCCATATTAGCTACGCCTCACTGCAGTGAGTTAAATTGCTATAAAGAAGGAGAAGAAATCGCTCTTGGCCCAGCTTGCTGGTTGTGGGATTATTTGAGGAGAAGTGGATTAAACGGTTTGTTTTTAAGTCTGGATGGAGATGTTGATAGCTCAAGCAATGCCGTCATCGCATATTCTATGTGTAATTTAGTTTTTCAGTCTATTGCAGAAGGAGACGCCATTGTTTTGTCTGACCTTAGGAAAATCGTCAATGATACTCAATATATGCCTGAGAGCCCAAAAGATATATGTAAAGCTCTTTTTGTGACATGTCACATGGAGTCAGGGAGTTGTTCAAGTAAAATGTGTGAGAAATCAGAAAAATTAGCAAAAGAAATTAACAGTAACCATTTGAAGATTCCCTTATATTGTATTATAAACACTTTCATAATGATATTGTCTTTTATTATTGGTGTAAAATTAGACAAGAAAACTAGTAGTTCTGATGAAAAATCAGCACTAAATGAACTCAAAGAGCAAGTGAAATTGACCATAGCATATCTCattgctaaattatttttatcatcaaAGGGAAAATTTGGAAGCTTGCTAGTTCTGGGGTCAGGAAATGCTGATAAATTTATGtcaggaaattttgtaaagtaTGGTAGTTCCTACGGTGATATAAGTTTGACGGGAGGAATTCGAGAGTCGGACTTGGAGAACTTTTTGAGGTTTTCAATTACTCACTtcaaattaaattctttaaaaataattttaaacatgccATGCGTTGAAATaccagaaaaaacaattttttgtaagTCGTTATGTACTCTAAAAGAAGTTGAATTATTTTCAAGCCTGAGAAAAGAAGGATGTGGGCCATATTCtgcattttttcaaattgcaGGAAAACGTGGTGAGAAAATCGATTTAGACGAAATATTTGAAAgagtaaaaaatttcttttcattatatTCTGATCATCATCACAAATTATTTGCGATTCCCCCCTGTTTTCATTTCGGGTCGTATGCATCTGTAAATGCAAATTATGATCAACGGCAGATTCTTTACAGCACCCAATGGACATGGCAGTTTCAAgctattgaaaatgaaattaagaatttGAAACATAGAAATAGAAATGATTTATGTGTTTAA